A single Papilio machaon chromosome 12, ilPapMach1.1, whole genome shotgun sequence DNA region contains:
- the LOC106711674 gene encoding ATP-dependent RNA helicase p62, which produces MSGNWNNSRGGSGGSKFGNNGSKFGGGGGGSRFGNSGGYGGGKKEFSGGQNMRRPNWDTMSLQPFNKNFYNPPPEVLKRSSYEVEEYRNKHEITVNGSDIPNPIQHFEEGNFPDYVMQNISNMGYKEPTPIQAQGWPIAMSGHNLVGIAQTGSGKTLAYILPAIVHINNQPPIRRGDGPIALVLAPTRELAQQIQQVACDFGNASYVRNTCVFGGAPKREQARDLERGVEIVIATPGRLIDFLEKGTTNLQRCTYLVLDEADRMLDMGFEPQIRKIIEQIRPDRQTLMWSATWPKEVKKLAEDYLGDYLQINIGSLQLSANHNILQIVDVCQEHEKENKLNVLLQEIGQNQEPGAKTIIFVETKRKVENITRNIRRFGWPAVCMHGDKTQQERDDVLYQFKQGRASILVATDVAARGLDVDGIKYVINFDYPNSSEDYIHRIGRTGRSKSKGTSYAFFTPSNSRQAKDLVNVLQEANQTISPQLQTMADRCGGGGGGWNRSRYGGGRGGGGGGSFRRGTNFGRSNGQGGGGHKRFNEY; this is translated from the exons at GTCAGGAAACTGGAACAATAGTCGTGGTGGAAGCGGCGGTTCCAAATTTGGTAATAATGGATCAAAATTTGGTGGCGGCGGAGGTGGAAGTCGATTTGGAAACTCTGGTGGTTATGGAGGAGGGAAGAAAGAATTTTCCGGTGGACAAAATATGCGACGCCCAAACTGGGATACTATGTCCTTACaaccatttaataaaaacttttacaatcCACCACCAGAAGTATTGAAAAGATCATCATATGAAGTTGAAGAGTATAGAAACAAACATGAGATTACTGTGAATGGATCGGATATACCAAATCCTATCCAGCACTTTGAAGAAGGAAATTTCCCAGACTATGTGATGCAAAATATTTCCAATATGGGTTACAAGGAACCTACACCAATTCAAGCTCAAGGTTGGCCCATAGCTATGTCTGGACACAACTTGGTTGGGATAGCTCAGACTGGTTCAGGCAAAACCTTAGCTTATATATTGCCTGCTATTGTGCACATTAACAATCAGCCCCCTATTAGGCGCGGCGATGGCCCTATTGCTTTGGTATTGGCACCAACTAGAGAACTAGCGCAACAAATTCAACAAGTTGCATGCGACTTCGGAAATGCATCATATGTGCGCAACACGTGCGTTTTTGGCGGCGCGCCTAAAAGGGAACAGGCTCGTGACTTAGAAAGAGGAGTAGAAATTGTTATTGCCACACCTGGTAGACTTATTGATTTCTTAGAAAAAGGAACTACAAACTTACAACGTTGTACATATCTAGTACTAGATGAAGCCGATCGCATGTTGGACATGGGTTTTGAACCCCAGATTCGTAAGATCATTGAACAGATTCGACCTGATCGTCAAACTCTTATGTGGTCAGCCACATGGCCCAAGGAGGTTAAAAAGTTAGCGGAAGATTATTTAGGTGActacttacaaataaacattggATCTCTACAACTCTCTGCCAATCATAACATTCTACAAATTGTAGATGTTTGTCAGGAACATGAAAAGGAGAACAA GTTAAATGTTCTGCTGCAAGAAATAGGCCAGAACCAAGAACCTGGTgcaaaaactataatatttgttgaaaCAAAGAGGAAAgtagaaaatataacaagaaACATCAGACGGTTTGGCTGGCCAGCTGTGTGTATGCACGGTGACAAAACACAACAAGAAAGAGATGATGTCCTATATCAGTTCAAACAGGGTCGTGCCAGCATTCTTGTAGCAACTGATGTTGCTGCCAGAGGACTTG ATGTGGATGGTatcaaatatgttataaacttTGACTATCCCAACTCTTCGGAAGATTACATTCACCGGATAGGTAGAACAGGGCGCTCAAAATCAAAAGGAACATCATATGCCTTCTTCACACCTTCAAATTCACGTCAAGCTAAAGACCTTGTGAATGTATTGCAAGAAGCAAATCAG actATCAGCCCGCAACTACAAACGATGGCAGACCGATGCGGAGGTGGCGGCGGCGGATGGAATAGAAGCCGGTACGGCGGTGGTCGCGGAGGTGGCGGCGGCGGATCCTTCAGACGTGGAACCAATTTCGGCAGGAGCAATGGACAAGGAGGCGGCGGACACAAGCGATTTAATGAATACtaa
- the LOC106711646 gene encoding histone deacetylase HDAC1, with product MAMQPHSKKRVCYYYDSDIGNYYYGQGHPMKPHRIRMTHNLLLNYGLYRKMEIYRPHKATADEMTKFHSDDYIRFLRSIRPDNMNEYNKQMQRFNVGEDCPVFDGLYEFCQLSAGGSVAAAVKLNKQASEICINWGGGLHHAKKSEASGFCYVNDIVLGILELLKYHQRVLYIDIDVHHGDGVEEAFYTTDRVMTVSFHKYGEYFPGTGDLRDIGAGKGKYYAVNIPLRDGMDDESYESIFVPIISKVMETFQPSAVVLQCGADSLTGDRLGCFNLTVRGHGRCVELVKRFGLPFLLVGGGGYTIRNVSRCWTYETSVALGVEIANELPYNDYFEYFGPDFKLHISPSNMSNQNTPEYLEKIKNRLFENLRMLPHAPGVQVQAIPEDAVNDESEDEDKIDKDERLPQSEKDKRITGEGELSDSEDEGEGGRRDNRSYRAPQRKRPRLDKDLAHHKDDANNEDSKDDVKNVSNLEEPKKEATPSA from the exons ATGGCTATGCAACCCCATAGTAAGAAAAGGGTTTGCTATTACTACGAca gTGATATCGGAAATTATTACTATGGACAGGGACATCCAATGAAACCACATCGTATACGTATGACACATAATTTATTGCTCAATTATGGGTTATACAGGAAAATGGagatttat cgCCCACACAAAGCTACTGCTGATGAGATGACTAAGTTTCACTCGGATGACTATATCCGGTTCCTTCGGTCGATCAGACCTGACAACATGAATGAATACAACAAACAAATGCAACGGT tCAATGTAGGTGAGGATTGCCCTGTGTTTGATGGCCTATATGAGTTCTGTCAACTGTCAGCAGGAGGATCTGTGGCCGCtgctgtaaaattaaataaacag gcATCTGAAATTTGTATCAACTGGGGTGGAGGGCTGCATCATGCTAAGAAATCTGAGGCATCAGGCTTTTGTTATGTAAATGACATTGTCCTTGGTATACTGGAGCTACTGAAGTATCATCAGAGAGTCTTGTACATTGATATAGATGTGCACCACGGTGATGGTGTGGAAGAGGCATTTTACACAACTGACCGTGTCATGACTGTTTCATTCCATAAATATGGAGAATACTTCCCTGGGACAG GTGACTTGCGAGATATTGGGGCAGGCAAAGGCAAGTACTATGCGGTGAACATCCCGCTCCGTGATGGCATGGATGATGAGTCCTATGAATCAATCTTTGTGCCGATCATCTCAAAGGTTATGGAGACATTCCAGCCAAGTGCAGTGGTGCTACAGTGTGGAGCTGATTCTCTTACag gTGACAGACTGGGTTGCTTCAACTTGACGGTGCGGGGTCATGGACGTTGTGTGGAATTGGTGAAGAGATTTGGCCTGCCGTTCCTACTTGTTGGTGGTGGAGG gtATACAATCCGCAATGTCTCCCGTTGTTGGACTTATGAAACATCAGTAGCGCTTGGAGTTGAAATAGCAAATGAGCTGCCGTATAATGACTACTTTGAATACTTTGGTCCGGACTTCAAACTGCATATATCTCCCAGCAACATGTCCAATCAGAACACACCTGaatatttggaaaaaataaagaacagGCTATTTGAAAATCTACGTATGCTGCCTCATGCGCCTGGTGTTCag gtGCAAGCAATTCCAGAAGATGCAGTCAATGATGAATCTGAAGATGAAGATAAAATAGACAAAGATGAAAGGCTACCACAAAGTGAAAAg GACAAGCGTATAACTGGCGAGGGTGAGTTGTCGGACTCCGAGGACGAGGGTGAGGGAGGGCGTCGTGACAACCGCTCGTACCGCGCACCGCAACGCAAGCGACCGCGCCTCGACAAAGACCTCGCACACCACAAGGACGACGCCAACA ATGAGGATTCAAAAGATGATGTGAAGAATGTGAGCAATTTGGAAGAACCAAAGAAGGAAGCGACGCCCAGCGCCTGA
- the LOC106711671 gene encoding testis-expressed protein 47, giving the protein MALPELDTRSVLDTVEENFTRVGLKTYAIRMIYAGEHLVKKEEIIRMFSKTVEDVNSSYCEIHVTGLLLVYDSFFVHVIEGSEDTVHRQIRFLFNLEAQMCKEKAKNEAAEAAAQEKIEEGNIEGNAEKECKIFRRLKTIMVYHSMQTLMFSGWRALTARPPSLVGNLDVYGPIAEHMEQLRIFLNKMSKLCDLAEHEHDLSFEGLSAVDPKIETLPEVTLLDFLLESRYILDLRRTAHLHRRVDDYVFYFENVWPLPTHFTPRFLYKLKIDDSFVDPLPVMPWEKVKKDVDDEGRETERDEDQTDTSDSD; this is encoded by the exons ATGGCACTACCTGAACTCGATACAAGATCTGTTTTAGATACAGTTGAGGAGAACTTTACGCGAGTTGGATTG AAAACGTATGCAATTCGTATGATATACGCCGGAGAACATCTTGTAAAGAAGGAAGAAATAATACGTATGTTTTCTAAGACGGTGGAAGACGTTAACTCCAGTTACTGTGAGATTCACGTTACTGGCTTACTTTTGGTGTATGACAGTTTTTTTGTCCACGTTATAGAG GGTTCCGAAGACACAGTTCATCGTCAGATAAGGTTTTTATTCAATCTTGAAGCTCAAATGTGTAAGGAAAAGGCTAAAAATGAAGCTGCAGAAGCGGCTGCTCAAGAAAAAATCGAGGAAGGCAATATCGAAGGAAATGCGGAGAAAGAATGCAAGATTTTTAGGCGATTAAAGACTATAATGGTTTATCATTCTATGCAAACG CTTATGTTTAGCGGTTGGCGCGCTTTAACCGCCCGCCCGCCGTCTCTCGTTGGAAACCTAGACGTGTACGGTCCCATAGCGGAACACATGGAGCAATTGAGAATATTTCTCAATAAAATGAGTAAGCTTTGTGATCTAGCAGAACATGAACACGAT TTATCTTTCGAAGGTTTGAGTGCGGTGGATCCGAAGATAGAGACTTTACCAGAAGTAACACTGTTGGACTTTTTGCTGGAATCAAGGTACATCCTTGATCTGCGTCGCACCGCACATTTACATAGGAGAGTCGATGACTACGTTTTCTATTTcg aaaatgtaTGGCCGTTACCAACTCATTTCACCCCGcggtttctatataagttgaAGATAGATGACTCGTTCGTTGACCCACTTCCAGTAATGCCCTGGGAGAAAGTCAAGAAAGACGTTGACGATGAAGGCAGAGAAACAGAAAGGGACGAAGATCAAACTGATACTTCGGATAGCGACTAA
- the LOC106711656 gene encoding ATP-dependent RNA helicase p62, whose translation MALNILPVMFLRRNGIKTLFQSAKHFQKLQQNQVYVVKNEIRLYSSKNVKNYIGILKTRDILHEKKYYSVETAQQDLDYYNEHNITIIGDNVPSPYRDIENCDFPDYIKTFLKKQGLVKPTIIQSQGWPVALSGKNLVGIAQTGTGKTLAYLLPAVVHIKEKQGRRSKGPRVLVLAPTRELARQIEEVAKEFETLLNVRCLCIHGGANRGPQAAALQEGVDILIATPGRLNDFINSKTTTLTRCTYVVLDEADRMLDMGFEPQIREALEEVPYERQILMFSATWPKEVEHLAKDYLGEFIQVNVGSTELSANHNIQQNFHICEQDEKMEKFKEIMHEISSQGLGKVLVFTNTKRFVDTLALTLKRNGWPAVGIHGDKTQNQRDAIINRFRNGNTNILVATDVAARGLDVDGVTHVINYDFPNTSEDYIHRIGRTGRLQNKGVSHTILTEDDARHAKSLIPVLREANQVVPRELEDMARNHNISKQKEYQIKYNTKRSYGFNPNKRNNFRSRNNYNRYDRY comes from the exons ATggccttaaatattttacctgTGATGTTTTTAAGACGCAACGGGATTAAAAC atTGTTCCAAAGTGCTAAACATTTCCAAAAACTTCAACAAAACCAAGTATATGtcgtaaaaaatgaaataagacTATATTCAAGTAAAAACGTGAAAAACTACATTGGCATTTTAAAAACTAGAGATATATtacacgaaaaaaaatattattccgTAGAAACAGCGCAGCAAGATCTTGACTATTACAATGAACATAACATAACTATTATTGGCGATAATGTTCCTAGCCCATATCGTGACATCGAAAACTGCGACTTCCctgattatataaaaacatttttgaaaaagcAAGGACTTGTCAAGCCAACAATAATACAATCACAGGGATGGCCAGTAGCATTAAGTGGCAAAAATCTGGTTGGTATAGCGCAAACCGGTACTGGTAAGACACTGGCTTACCTTTTGCCAGCTGTTGTGCACATCAAAGAAAAACAGGGTAGAAGAAGCAAAGGCCCAAGAGTCTTGGTACTTGCACCCACAAGAGAGCTGGCAAGACAAATAGAGGAGGTTGCTAAAGAATTCGAAACTTTGTTGAATGTCCGTTGCTTGTGTATTCATGGAGGGGCAAATAGAGGACCACAGGCAGCCGCACTGCAGGAGGGCGTGGATATATTGATAGCCACACCCGGAAGATTGAATGATTTCATTAACAGTAAAACAACAACATTAACACGATGCACATATGTTGTTCTCGACGAGGCAGATAGAATGTTGGATATGGGCTTTGAGCCACAGATACGTGAAGCATTGGAAGAGGTGCCTTATGAAAGACAGATTCTTATGTTCTCAGCAACTTGGCCTAAGGAAGTTGAACACTTAGCTAAAGACTATTTGGGAGAGTTTATACAGGTTAATGTTGGATCAACAGAGCTATCGGCAAACCACAACATACAACAGAATTTTCATATTTGTGAACAGGATGAAAAAATGGAAAA gtTCAAGGAAATCATGCATGAAATTTCAAGCCAAGGATTGGGGAAAGTTTTAGTATTTACCAATACTAAAAGATTTGTGGATACTTTGGCATTGACACTAAAGAGGAATGGTTGGCCGGCTGTTGGTATCCATGGCGACAAGACTCAGAATCAAAGAGATGCAATCATTAACAGGTTCCGGAATGGAAACACAAACATACTTGTTGCAACTGATGTTGCTGCAAGAGGTCTAg atgTTGATGGGGTAACACATGTTATAAACTATGATTTTCCAAATACATCGGAAGATTACATTCATAGAATTGGCAGAACTGGCCGCTTGCAGAATAAAGGAGTTTCACATACAATACTCACTGAAGATGATGCAAGGCATGCTAAGAGCTTGATTCCTGTACTAAGAGAAGCTAATCAA GTTGTTCCCCGTGAATTAGAAGATATGGCAAGAAATCACAACATATCAAAACAAAAggaatatcaaattaaatataacacaaaaagGAGTTACGGATTTAACCCAAATAAGAGGAATAACTTCCGAAGTCGCAACAATTACAATAGATATGACCGTTATTAA